A genomic region of Cotesia glomerata isolate CgM1 linkage group LG9, MPM_Cglom_v2.3, whole genome shotgun sequence contains the following coding sequences:
- the LOC123271452 gene encoding uncharacterized protein LOC123271452 has translation MDVQERSVDAALNHVLRALNRVRHISSTGELNDLSHVIREFSPLLPPLPAEDPAIDLLETIIQESSSNLSARQSVESNPVSPKRSFWSKIFAKKSQDGASIASIGSGNDSSASLTALKAAEEQVAQLEASGPADLTSVSALSREINRKICVWSSGMSLRHEVGASRPGEPLNVQFHTQPEDIVGHWSLLGNLDPQEASSGLNDCLFNAIAAQTGLRPAELREVTVARMKTNIRSVARRIQDLARQESCDRIVLMVGGARYHGSTAKDAGRVLDKSQQGRGHPSHAHGHPRGHASNASATGPTASAENYSRDGWKTAFLSVDDQDDVGNRALRTEPARRAMEVLNAGGTRQVVTIDASEVPGSLPQGAHFNDGRRGAIQDIKDLVLVLQHHAGHQSDPDYDVFVHTFYPRLG, from the coding sequence ATGGACGTACAAGAAAGGTCAGTGGACGCAGCGCTCAATCATGTCTTGCGCGCCCTCAACCGCGTGAGACACATATCATCAACCGGAGAGTTAAACGACCTGTCCCACGTCATCAGGGAATTCAGTCCTTTATTACCTCCATTACCAGCTGAGGATCCAGCGATCGATTTGCTGGAGACAATAATCCAGGAATCGAGTTCTAATTTATCAGCACGTCAGAGTGTCGAAAGCAACCCGGTATCACCTAAGCGGAGCTTCTGGTCCAAGATATTTGCGAAAAAGTCCCAGGATGGAGCGTCGATAGCGTCCATTGGGTCAGGAAATGACTCATCAGCTTCATTGACGGCGTTGAAGGCCGCAGAAGAGCAGGTCGCTCAGCTGGAAGCTTCTGGCCCCGCGGATCTGACTTCGGTGAGCGCTTTGAGCCGGGAAATAAATCGTAAGATCTGCGTCTGGTCCTCCGGAATGTCGCTGAGGCACGAGGTTGGCGCCTCAAGACCCGGAGAGCCTCTAAACGTTCAATTTCACACCCAGCCTGAGGATATAGTGGGCCACTGGAGTCTCCTGGGAAATTTGGACCCCCAGGAAGCTTCTAGCGGTCTCAACGACTGCCTTTTTAACGCCATAGCAGCCCAGACTGGTCTGAGACCCGCAGAATTGAGGGAAGTGACCGTAGCGCGCATGAAAACCAACATCCGGAGCGTGGCACGGAGGATCCAGGACCTGGCCCGTCAAGAGTCCTGTGATAGGATTGTCCTGATGGTAGGCGGCGCCAGGTACCATGGATCCACGGCTAAAGATGCTGGACGCGTCCTAGACAAGTCTCAGCAGGGACGAGGACACCCTAGTCACGCTCATGGACACCCCAGGGGCCACGCTTCCAATGCTTCAGCAACCGGTCCAACGGCCAGCGCAGAAAACTACTCCCGTGATGGTTGGAAGACTGCCTTTCTGTCCGTAGATGATCAGGATGACGTTGGCAATCGGGCCCTACGCACAGAACCCGCAAGACGCGCCATGGAGGTCCTTAATGCTGGTGGTACCCGACAAGTTGTCACCATCGACGCATCGGAAGTACCTGGATCTCTTCCCCAGGGTGCACATTTCAATGATGGCCGGCGAGGAGCCATCCAAGACATCAAGGACCTGGTCCTTGTCCTTCAACATCACGCCGGGCATCAGTCTGACCCCGACTATGATGTCTTCGTCCACACTTTCTATCCCCGTTTAGGGTAA
- the LOC123271672 gene encoding uncharacterized protein LOC123271672: MTIASIVLLNCDTIDRTDRIPLIRAAMVSSYPNDLRLWTEEIAMTKAWVFMIDDDDAEGVPVSSFEAWRCDDEVFKKFCDFGAKLLVLWARSGSLKNLSIAEDIIRRSLITMRKFEYLLPNPWGENWYAFSVTLPKLLSMYIYLGDIEELKRECCRLMMKLVTKLDRSLSVNRNGMNVAYLGIPRLCATYYFEKKTFEQDTQENENPFIKLKEQFNVNLNRSPAIFDGVYGDGTCIEHKNVATFSYFVTLDGFYESVYHALGLLSNVRDIANLILSKVLHPDIPWLPFGLFGRTGDRYRGKQWWNITGTKEGIELMPFAGVAVFKTPESMISIRVQRPGFTAYETDNAAKGEFALGWIQLRRIYIKGVDYPRELKWDVLKDEPGLIIPADGQFLPLVIGKDQTTLCYQCEPNSINSFVGRLDSELLFWKNEYNFRSAYNGDCFVKEAAVVTAHGLEAYYEIENNSGKDLKFIWKDNKNNLAVNDVSVDYQGNFVPIPSGETKKFNWRMLISKGVDSKVRVEQGNMTFESGGVYTVEVLKKNEEFLVLKGDKPVLIGTNSSVPNDYVLYKNKKYRRDPKNFMYRLE; this comes from the coding sequence ATGACAATAGCAAGCATTGTGCTGCTTAATTGTGACACCATCGATAGAACCGATCGAATTCCACTGATCCGAGCAGCAATGGTGTCATCCTACCCCAACGATTTAAGACTTTGGACCGAGGAGATTGCAATGACCAAAGCCTGGGTCTTCATGATAGACGATGATGATGCTGAAGGAGTTCCAGTATCATCCTTTGAAGCCTGGCGTTGTGATGATGAGGTCTTCAAGAAGTTTTGCGATTTTGGCGCCAAACTTCTGGTGCTCTGGGCCAGGTCTGGATCCCTCAAGAACCTTTCAATCGCCGAGGACATAATTCGACGATCATTGATAACCATGAGAAAGTTCGAGTACCTGCTCCCGAATCCTTGGGGAGAAAACTGGTACGCGTTCAGCGTAACATTACCCAAATTACTGTCAATGTACATCTACCTGGGAGACATCGAAGAGCTGAAGCGCGAGTGCTGTAGGCTGATGATGAAACTGGTTACCAAGTTAGACAGGTCGCTCAGCGTTAATAGAAACGGGATGAACGTTGCATACCTAGGAATCCCGCGTCTCTGCGCGACGTACTACTTCGAGAAAAAAACCTTCGAGCAAGACACCCAAGAGAATGAGAATCCATTCATCAAACTCAAGGAACAGTTCAATGTTAATTTAAACAGAAGCCCCGCGATTTTCGACGGAGTTTACGGAGACGGCACCTGCATTGAGCACAAGAACGTTGCGACTTTTTCTTATTTTGTAACATTGGACGGGTTTTACGAGTCTGTGTACCACGCACTGGGTCTCCTTTCGAATGTCAGAGACATAGCAAACCTCATACTCAGCAAAGTTCTGCATCCCGACATTCCTTGGCTTCCCTTTGGGCTCTTTGGTCGAACGGGCGACAGGTATCGCGGCAAACAATGGTGGAACATCACCGGGACCAAGGAAGGAATTGAGCTGATGCCTTTCGCAGGAGTCGCCGTGTTCAAAACTCCGGAGTCCATGATCTCCATTCGGGTCCAACGACCTGGCTTCACTGCTTACGAGACAGACAATGCGGCAAAGGGTGAGTTTGCTCTAGGGTGGATCCAGTTGCGCAGGATTTACATCAAGGGCGTTGACTACCCACGCGAACTTAAGTGGGATGTCCTTAAGGACGAACCAGGGCTGATTATTCCAGCTGATGGTCAGTTCCTTCCGTTAGTTATAGGGAAGGATCAGACGACTCTGTGCTACCAATGTGAACCTAACTCTATCAATTCCTTCGTTGGAAGACTCGATTCAGAGCTGCTCTTTTGGAAGAACGAGTACAACTTCAGGTCTGCGTACAACGGAGATTGTTTCGTCAAAGAAGCTGCTGTTGTCACTGCTCATGGCCTGGAGGCTTACTATGAGATAGAAAATAATTCTGGGAAGGATCTAAAGTTCATCTGGAAGGATAATAAGAACAATCTGGCTGTCAATGATGTCTCCGTTGATTATCAAGGAAATTTTGTGCCCATACCTTCGGGTGAGACAAAGAAATTCAATTGGCGCATGCTTATCAGCAAAGGAGTTGATAGCAAGGTTAGGGTTGAACAAGGGAACATGACCTTTGAGAGCGGAGGTGTTTACACGGTAGAGGTGTTGAAGAAAAATGAGGAATTCTTGGTACTGAAAGGAGACAAACCGGTTCTCATTGGGACTAATAGCAGTGTGCCTAATGATTATGTTCtgtataaaaacaaaaaatatcgaCGAGATCCTAAGAATTTTATGTATCGGTTAGAGTAG